One segment of Apus apus isolate bApuApu2 chromosome 1, bApuApu2.pri.cur, whole genome shotgun sequence DNA contains the following:
- the LOC127392710 gene encoding cytochrome P450 2D17-like: MALLLWLGSQLSFFWSSISVPAVFLTVFMLLLDFMKRRKKWSRYPPGPVPLPFVGTMLYIDFRNPHHTFKQLCKKYGNVFSLQNCWTNVVVLNGYKAVKEALVHQSEDTADRPYLPVYEHVGYGHQSEGIVLARYGHVWKEQRRFALSTLRNFGMGKKSLEERVIEEAEFLCSAINSEEGRPFDLRFLANNAVCNIICTIVFGERFSYGDETFKKLLHLFENMMKEEAGFLPPLLNEVPILLRVPGVVQNACRGQRAFMDFIDVLIEKHKETWNPAHIRDLTDAFLKEMEKGKAAEESGFNYKNLRTVTLDLFVAGSETTATTLRWAFLHMVLHPEIQSKVQAEIDKVIGSERPPTMEDQVRLPYTNAVIHEVQRYADILPLGLPHMTYRDTELQGFFIPKGTTLITNLSSVLKDETVWAKPNDFYPDHFLNANGKFVKPEAFLPFSAGRRVCLGEGLARMELFIFFTTLLQKFTFVLPEDQPKPRVDSVFALTVSPYPYQVKAIPR, from the exons ATGGCATTGCTCCTGTGGCTGGGGTCCCAGCTCTCCTTCTTCTGGAGCAGCATCTCTGTGCCAGCAGTTTTTCTTACTGTCTTTATGTTGCTTCTCGACTTCATGAAGCGCAGGAAGAAGTGGAGCCGCTACCCGCCGGGCCCCGTGCCGCTGCCGTTCGTGGGGACCATGCTGTACATTGACTTCCGCAACCCCCACCACACCTTCAAGCAG ctttgtAAGAAGTATGGAAATGTCTTCAGTCTCCAGAACTGCTGGACCAACGTGGTTGTACTGAATGGGTATAAAGCAGTGAAGGAAGCCCTGGTGCACCAGTCAGAAGACACTGCTGACCGGCCATACTTGCCAGTATATGAACATGTGGGCTACGGACATCAATCTGAAG GGATTGTTTTAGCAAGATATGGACACGTCTGGAAGGAGCAAAGGAGATTCGCGCTCTCTACCTTGAGGAACTTTGGGATGGGAAAGAAATCCTTGGAGGAGCGAGTGATAGAGGAAGCGGAATTTCTGTGCTCTGCAATCAATTCCGAAGAAG gTCGTCCTTTCGATTTACGTTTTCTTGCAAACAATGCTGTCTGCAACATCATCTGCACCATCGTCTTTGGGGAGCGTTTCAGCTACGGTGATGAGACATTCAAGAAGCTGTTACATTTGTTTGAAAACATGATGAAGGAAGAAGCTGGATTCCTGCCTCCG CTTCTCAACGAAGTGCCCATTTTGTTGCGCGTTCCTGGAGTGGTACAGAATGCCTGTCGAGGTCAAAGGGCATTCATGGACTTCATAGATGTGCTCATAGAAAAGCACAAGGAGACGTGGAACCCTGCTCACATCCGAGACTTGACTGAtgcctttttaaaggaaatggaGAAG GGCAAGGCTGCTGAAGAGAGTGGTTTCAACTACAAGAATCTGCGTACGGTGACCTTAGACTTGTTTGTAGCTGGTTCTGAGACCACCGCCACCACCCTCCGCTGGGCCTTTCTGCACATGGTTCTCCACCCAGAAATACAGA gTAAGGTCCAAGCAGAGATTGATAAGGTGATTGGCAGCGAGAGACCACCCACCATGGAGGACCAAGTGCGCTTGCCCTACACCAATGCTGTGATCCACGAAGTGCAACGCTACGCAGATATCCTTCCTCTGGGACTACCTCACATGACATACCGGGACACTGAGTTGCAAGGCTTCTTCATTCCCAAG GGGACGACACTCATCACCAACTTGTCTTCCGTGCTGAAGGATGAGACAGTCTGGGCGAAGCCAAATGACTTTTACCCGGATCACTTCCTCAATGCAAACGGGAAGTTTGTGAAACCAGAGGCCTTCCTGCCTTTCTCAGCAG GTCGCCGTGTCTGCCTGGGGGAAGGGCTGGCCAGGATGgagctctttattttcttcaccaCTCTCCTGCAGAAATTCACCTTTGTGCTCCCCGAAGACCAGCCCAAGCCACGGGTGGACAGTGTGTTTGCCCTCACAGTCTCCCCATACCCATACCAGGTGAAAGCCATCCCCAGATAA
- the NDUFA6 gene encoding NADH dehydrogenase [ubiquinone] 1 alpha subcomplex subunit 6 isoform X2 — MAVAGRGAVSAAVKPIFSRDLGEAKRRVRELYRAWYREVPNTVHLYQLDISVKQGRNKVREMFMKNAHIRDPRVIDMLVIKVEKKSLWKLQRMWERVIGGENGASRNH, encoded by the exons ATGGCGGTGGCGGGGAGAGGCGCGGTGAGCGCGGCGGTGAAGCCGATCTTCAGCCGCGACCTGGGCGAGGCCAAGCGGCGGGTGCGGGAGCTGTACCGCGCCTGGTACCGCGAGGTGCCCAACACGG TACACCTCTACCAGCTGGACATCTCGGTGAAACAGGGGCGTAACAAGGTGCGGGAGATGTTCATGAAGAACGCCCACATCAGAGATCCACGGGTGATAGACATGCTGGTTATTAAGGTAGAGAAGAAGTCATTGTGGAAGCTGCAGAGAATGTGGGAGCGGGTGATTGGTG